A single window of Sulfitobacter sp. JL08 DNA harbors:
- the tnpA gene encoding IS200/IS605 family transposase produces the protein MRYSSSAHTRFYHRYHVVWATKYRYKVLQGAMRERIREIIIQTCGELGVHIVKGVLARDHIHMFLSIPPKLSLSDVMQRIKGRSSRRIQMEFPDLRKRYWGRRFWARVYFSTTSGNVTDDVIKQYLELHSTK, from the coding sequence ATGCGCTACTCGTCATCCGCGCACACGCGATTCTATCATAGATACCACGTCGTATGGGCCACGAAGTACCGGTACAAGGTTCTGCAGGGTGCCATGCGTGAGCGGATCCGTGAAATAATCATCCAGACCTGCGGAGAACTGGGTGTCCATATCGTGAAAGGCGTTTTGGCGCGCGATCATATCCATATGTTCCTGTCGATCCCGCCCAAGCTGTCCCTGTCCGATGTCATGCAACGCATCAAGGGTCGCTCATCCCGACGCATCCAGATGGAGTTCCCTGACCTGCGCAAGCGGTATTGGGGCAGACGCTTTTGGGCGCGTGTGTATTTCTCGACGACCTCCGGGAACGTGACTGACGATGTCATCAAGCAGTACCTGGAATTACATTCCACCAAATGA
- a CDS encoding TRAP transporter small permease subunit, producing MEKLANSIDAFNTGFANLVRWLALFMVLVQFTIVVGRYAFGVNYIAAQESVLYMHATLFMLGAGYTLLVDKHVRVDVFYAKASPLTQRRIDIFGHLFLLLPSMAALLYWSWPSVRNSWKILEGPLSVGGIEAVFLMKSLIPAFCILVMLQSVSLLIRLILQRPS from the coding sequence ATGGAAAAACTGGCAAACTCGATCGACGCCTTCAACACAGGCTTCGCCAACTTGGTTAGATGGCTTGCGCTGTTCATGGTGCTGGTGCAATTCACAATCGTCGTCGGGCGCTATGCTTTTGGTGTGAACTATATCGCCGCTCAGGAAAGCGTGCTTTATATGCATGCGACCCTATTCATGCTGGGTGCGGGTTACACGTTATTGGTCGACAAACACGTCCGCGTGGATGTGTTCTATGCCAAGGCCAGCCCGCTAACCCAAAGACGCATTGATATTTTTGGCCACCTCTTCCTGCTTTTGCCCTCCATGGCCGCGCTGCTTTACTGGTCTTGGCCGTCGGTGCGCAACTCCTGGAAAATCCTCGAAGGCCCTCTTTCCGTCGGCGGCATTGAAGCCGTGTTCCTGATGAAATCCCTGATCCCGGCCTTCTGCATCCTTGTCATGCTTCAGTCCGTATCGCTGTTGATCCGGCTCATTCTGCAAAGGCCATCGTAA
- a CDS encoding LysR family transcriptional regulator — protein sequence MTDIDWRHLPALTTLRAFEATARMKGYSAAARTLNVTPAAIAQQVRKLEVEVGAALVQREGRGLVLTEAGRHLGLSLREAFALISSGVAEAQRMQEDHGVRVSTTHYFVNSVILPNLSDFWSQNPKTQVSFVPDGNQSPIDLDNFDIAIRGFRKGATWEGYDAQSLLETPAIICAAPSLLSGGKPDLYTLPWVAEHGFKEAELHEFARRAGFNPETMRIVDPGDARYEMEAALMGFGLMLTTEVIVRKHLKDGTLVWVDTPLDETVVYQAICRKGTKAKPVRTLLDWLKVLCAPLSYDGRPS from the coding sequence ATGACTGATATTGACTGGCGCCACCTTCCCGCCCTCACTACGCTTCGTGCCTTTGAGGCAACGGCACGGATGAAGGGGTATTCAGCTGCGGCCAGAACACTCAATGTTACACCTGCGGCTATTGCGCAGCAGGTCCGCAAGCTTGAGGTCGAAGTCGGTGCTGCGCTGGTTCAACGCGAAGGGCGAGGATTGGTGCTAACCGAGGCGGGACGTCATCTTGGCCTGTCACTCCGCGAGGCATTTGCCTTGATTTCAAGTGGTGTCGCTGAGGCCCAACGAATGCAAGAAGATCACGGAGTCCGGGTTTCCACGACTCACTATTTTGTAAATTCTGTCATATTGCCGAACCTCAGCGATTTCTGGTCACAGAACCCCAAGACACAGGTCTCATTTGTTCCCGATGGCAACCAAAGTCCGATCGATCTCGATAATTTTGATATTGCCATTCGTGGCTTTCGTAAGGGAGCCACCTGGGAAGGGTACGATGCGCAGTCGCTGCTTGAGACACCGGCAATAATTTGCGCCGCCCCGAGTTTGCTGAGCGGCGGAAAGCCGGACCTGTATACATTGCCGTGGGTGGCCGAACATGGTTTCAAGGAAGCCGAGTTGCACGAATTCGCCCGGCGCGCGGGTTTTAATCCAGAAACGATGCGGATCGTCGATCCTGGCGATGCAAGGTACGAAATGGAAGCAGCCCTGATGGGGTTTGGACTGATGCTAACCACCGAAGTCATTGTGCGAAAGCATCTGAAAGACGGGACGCTTGTCTGGGTCGACACACCGCTTGATGAGACGGTTGTTTATCAGGCGATTTGTCGCAAGGGCACCAAGGCTAAACCGGTGCGTACACTTCTCGATTGGCTAAAAGTATTGTGTGCACCTCTATCCTATGATGGCCGGCCCTCGTGA
- a CDS encoding TRAP transporter large permease — MTEYLDLFMFAALMGAILLGFPVSFSIAGIAVMFAYIGWYTDHMDITLLGAMGQRVFGLLSNNVLIAIPLFVLMGAILEKSRIAEELLDTMGRLFGQLRGGLGISVVLVGALLAASTGIVGATVVAMGLIALPAMLRAGYDPRVASGIVCTAGTLGQIIPPSTLLIILADVMSNSFQQAQYEQGKFSVEALSVGQFFAAAVVPGLLLVSLYLIYILLRGWIRPQDMPPAPADLAKPDRAEVIRAVVPPILLIFAVLGAILGGVATPTEAASVGAVGAVLMTGHKMAINPKLIMFGTAALISLGILAGAFPVRFQRDDLSNGTFALGVFYAGLAVVGMVAVILALRSALKEKIVHEAINSTLTMTSMIFATILAAGIFSLVFIGLGGEERVVGILSNMPGGATGALVFCMIFIFFLGFFLDFVEISVIVLPLVTPILILLGHDPIWLGVLIAINLQTSFLTPPFGFSLFYLRGAAPKEVTTGHIYAGVVPFIGIQAIGVILIWMLPFLATWLPSVLF; from the coding sequence ATGACCGAATATCTGGACCTTTTCATGTTCGCAGCCTTGATGGGCGCGATCCTGCTGGGCTTTCCTGTGTCCTTTTCCATCGCAGGTATTGCGGTAATGTTTGCCTATATCGGCTGGTATACGGACCATATGGACATCACCCTGCTGGGCGCCATGGGCCAACGTGTTTTTGGCCTTTTGTCCAACAACGTGCTGATCGCCATTCCGCTGTTTGTCCTCATGGGGGCCATTCTGGAGAAAAGCCGCATCGCGGAAGAACTGCTTGACACTATGGGGCGCCTTTTTGGCCAGCTCCGCGGTGGTTTGGGGATTTCCGTGGTACTTGTGGGCGCGCTTCTGGCGGCCTCAACCGGTATCGTCGGAGCGACGGTTGTTGCCATGGGGCTGATCGCCCTGCCAGCCATGTTACGTGCAGGATATGACCCGCGTGTCGCCTCGGGCATCGTATGTACAGCGGGCACGCTGGGGCAGATTATCCCGCCTTCAACGCTGTTGATCATACTTGCCGACGTCATGTCAAACTCGTTCCAGCAGGCCCAGTACGAACAGGGTAAATTCTCGGTCGAGGCGCTGTCCGTTGGCCAGTTCTTTGCCGCCGCTGTTGTCCCCGGCCTGCTGCTGGTCAGCCTTTATCTGATCTATATCCTCTTGCGGGGCTGGATCCGGCCACAAGACATGCCGCCGGCCCCGGCAGATCTGGCAAAACCCGATCGTGCCGAAGTCATCCGCGCCGTTGTGCCACCGATCCTGCTGATCTTTGCGGTTTTGGGTGCAATTCTGGGTGGTGTCGCCACCCCGACCGAAGCTGCCTCGGTCGGCGCTGTGGGGGCGGTTCTGATGACTGGACACAAGATGGCCATAAACCCCAAGCTAATTATGTTTGGAACGGCCGCCCTTATCTCGCTTGGTATCCTTGCGGGGGCCTTCCCCGTCCGCTTTCAACGCGATGACCTTAGCAACGGAACCTTTGCATTGGGCGTCTTCTACGCGGGTCTGGCCGTCGTCGGCATGGTTGCCGTCATTCTCGCCCTGCGCTCGGCTCTCAAAGAAAAAATCGTGCATGAGGCGATCAATTCGACCCTGACCATGACCTCGATGATTTTCGCCACAATTCTTGCGGCCGGCATCTTCAGCCTTGTTTTCATCGGCTTGGGTGGAGAAGAGCGTGTCGTGGGCATCCTGAGCAATATGCCCGGCGGCGCCACCGGTGCGTTAGTTTTCTGCATGATCTTCATCTTCTTTCTGGGGTTCTTTCTGGATTTTGTTGAAATCTCGGTCATTGTTCTGCCGCTAGTCACACCGATACTCATACTGCTCGGTCATGATCCAATCTGGCTGGGCGTGCTGATTGCCATCAACCTGCAAACCAGTTTCCTCACCCCACCATTCGGCTTTTCACTGTTTTATCTAAGGGGGGCCGCTCCAAAAGAAGTCACGACAGGCCACATATACGCGGGCGTCGTGCCTTTTATCGGGATTCAGGCGATTGGCGTGATTTTGATCTGGATGCTTCCGTTTTTGGCAACATGGTTACCGTCGGTACTGTTCTGA
- a CDS encoding MarC family protein has translation MTLFSIDWLPLLREFITLLVVIDPVGTIPVYLFAVASVPAHLHRRFALRAVAIATLVLLAFLVGGQVVLETLGLRLGSFQIAGGIILFLFALSMIFGDSKPQTEIAEAERDHLSGAVFPLAMPSIASPGAMLAIVILTENSSNTFSEQATTAVLLVFVLTFTLILLLAANFVHRLIGDTGASVISRVMGIILATIAVDAILGGFDTLNIFDVAPAENPSPLSEATK, from the coding sequence ATGACACTGTTTTCTATCGACTGGTTGCCGCTCTTACGCGAGTTCATCACACTGTTGGTGGTGATTGACCCTGTCGGAACAATTCCAGTCTATCTTTTTGCTGTTGCCAGCGTACCTGCCCATTTGCATCGCCGTTTCGCTCTGCGCGCAGTCGCTATCGCAACCCTGGTGCTGCTCGCATTCCTTGTCGGTGGGCAAGTGGTTCTCGAAACACTGGGGCTGCGTCTGGGTTCGTTCCAGATTGCCGGGGGGATCATTCTGTTTCTGTTCGCGCTTTCCATGATCTTTGGCGATTCAAAGCCCCAAACCGAAATAGCTGAGGCTGAACGCGATCACCTGTCAGGGGCTGTTTTCCCACTGGCAATGCCCTCCATCGCGTCACCCGGCGCGATGCTGGCAATTGTGATACTGACCGAGAACAGTTCAAACACTTTTTCTGAGCAGGCAACTACGGCAGTGCTGCTGGTCTTCGTGCTCACTTTTACGCTTATTTTGCTACTGGCGGCAAACTTTGTTCATCGCCTAATCGGCGATACCGGCGCGTCAGTGATTTCTCGTGTCATGGGCATCATTCTGGCCACCATCGCCGTCGACGCCATCCTTGGTGGTTTCGACACGCTCAACATTTTTGATGTCGCACCCGCAGAGAACCCTAGCCCACTTAGTGAAGCAACAAAATGA
- a CDS encoding AraC family transcriptional regulator, translating into MSKGSAPKFTRAMMVLFPLAKAFTSRGGDIGAVLARNRIPLGALTDPAMLVEARACYSAMEDMAETLGDPYFGAKVAIETAMKGTPGLWQAASHALTLGGFLSRVVVEVSKQVDNVRYSIFVSPDIASFEVQRTISVSKPSNQLDAVGVAFFVTVIKKGIGEKFDPKDILVTVPTTAGLPPGFLPKQALITSGINGLRISFPPQWLWAPFSLDWNLVDSSRGEFGPDSDGKATLSYLRRVLVENIGHDDLSLERFANICGLHPRRVQRILEAQGTSYSQVKDDVRRSITEDLLSNTTLPIAQIAPQVGLSGPAALDRAFRRWTGKTPTGFRAEAKSDCSDCGNEMPIKNRLLTGKGRP; encoded by the coding sequence ATGAGCAAGGGATCTGCCCCGAAATTCACGCGAGCGATGATGGTTTTGTTTCCACTCGCCAAGGCTTTCACCTCGCGGGGCGGCGATATTGGAGCTGTCCTTGCCCGGAACAGGATTCCCCTCGGCGCGCTGACTGACCCCGCGATGCTGGTTGAAGCGCGCGCCTGTTATTCTGCCATGGAGGATATGGCGGAAACCCTCGGCGATCCATATTTTGGCGCAAAGGTGGCGATCGAAACAGCCATGAAAGGAACACCAGGGCTCTGGCAAGCGGCGAGCCATGCGCTCACCTTGGGAGGTTTCCTCTCCCGCGTGGTCGTGGAGGTCTCGAAGCAAGTTGATAATGTACGGTATTCTATATTCGTTTCACCCGACATTGCGAGCTTTGAGGTTCAGCGCACGATCAGCGTGTCGAAGCCATCAAATCAGCTGGATGCAGTGGGTGTCGCATTCTTTGTAACGGTGATAAAAAAGGGGATCGGCGAAAAGTTCGATCCAAAAGACATCCTCGTCACTGTACCGACCACTGCGGGTCTTCCGCCGGGCTTTCTGCCGAAACAGGCGCTTATTACGTCCGGGATCAACGGCTTGCGGATTTCATTTCCGCCGCAATGGCTTTGGGCGCCGTTCTCGCTGGATTGGAACCTGGTGGACTCGTCACGAGGGGAATTCGGCCCCGATAGCGACGGCAAAGCGACACTATCCTATCTTCGCAGGGTTCTGGTGGAAAACATAGGTCACGATGATTTGTCGCTTGAGCGCTTCGCCAACATATGCGGTCTGCATCCGCGCCGCGTACAGCGCATTCTCGAGGCACAGGGGACTTCCTACAGTCAGGTGAAGGACGACGTGCGCCGGAGCATCACCGAAGATCTCCTGTCGAACACGACCCTACCCATCGCGCAAATCGCCCCTCAGGTAGGGCTCTCCGGCCCGGCAGCCCTCGACCGGGCATTCAGGCGATGGACCGGCAAGACGCCGACGGGCTTTCGGGCCGAAGCCAAATCAGACTGCTCGGATTGCGGAAACGAAATGCCGATCAAGAACCGGCTGCTGACCGGAAAGGGGAGACCTTAG
- a CDS encoding TRAP transporter substrate-binding protein — translation MDRRKFLASAGIGTAAAALASPAIAQDKRQWKMVTAWPKNLPGPGVAAQTLADRITTLSGGRIEVKLFPAGELVPGRGVFDAVSEGTAELYHAVPAYWGSKSKGILLFGSQPFGLRADEQFGWLYHGGGQALYDEMYGRFGIKPFLCGNSGPQWGGWFRDEINSAEDLKGMKFRTTGLASEMASKLGMAAEAMSGPAMFQALQTGALDAGEFIGPWTDSALGYHQVAKNYYWPGVGEPSSAEECGINAAAFAELPDDLKQVVSLACESLYNPVWTEYTTKHAAALRTLVADEGVQVKMFPEDVINAMGTAAAEVIDELRQDEDELVKRIAESFVAYRDSVGSYMVYADNGQMNARAAVMGY, via the coding sequence ATGGACAGACGTAAATTTCTAGCATCAGCGGGGATCGGCACAGCGGCGGCCGCCCTGGCCTCGCCGGCCATTGCACAGGACAAACGCCAATGGAAAATGGTCACTGCTTGGCCAAAGAACCTGCCTGGGCCCGGAGTGGCCGCGCAAACACTGGCGGATCGTATCACCACATTGTCTGGCGGGCGGATCGAAGTGAAGCTTTTCCCCGCCGGCGAACTGGTTCCGGGGCGCGGCGTATTTGACGCTGTCAGCGAAGGCACGGCCGAACTTTACCATGCGGTTCCCGCATATTGGGGGTCTAAATCCAAGGGCATCCTGCTATTTGGGTCGCAGCCTTTCGGCCTGCGCGCGGATGAGCAGTTCGGCTGGCTTTATCACGGCGGTGGTCAGGCGCTTTATGACGAGATGTATGGCCGTTTCGGTATCAAGCCGTTCCTGTGCGGTAACTCCGGCCCACAATGGGGTGGTTGGTTCCGCGACGAGATCAATTCGGCCGAAGACCTGAAAGGCATGAAGTTCCGTACCACCGGGCTGGCCTCGGAAATGGCATCAAAACTGGGAATGGCCGCAGAAGCCATGTCAGGCCCGGCGATGTTCCAAGCCTTGCAAACTGGTGCGCTGGATGCGGGTGAATTCATCGGGCCTTGGACGGATAGTGCGCTTGGTTATCATCAGGTCGCCAAGAACTACTATTGGCCCGGTGTCGGAGAGCCGTCCTCTGCCGAGGAATGCGGTATCAACGCGGCAGCCTTTGCAGAACTGCCCGATGATCTGAAGCAGGTTGTCAGCCTCGCCTGCGAAAGCCTCTACAACCCGGTTTGGACCGAATACACAACCAAACACGCAGCGGCGCTACGAACACTTGTCGCTGATGAAGGCGTACAGGTAAAAATGTTCCCCGAGGACGTGATCAACGCCATGGGCACTGCCGCCGCCGAGGTGATCGACGAGTTGCGTCAGGACGAGGACGAGTTGGTTAAGCGGATTGCGGAAAGCTTTGTTGCTTACCGCGACTCTGTGGGTAGCTATATGGTCTATGCTGACAACGGCCAGATGAACGCACGTGCTGCGGTTATGGGCTACTAA
- a CDS encoding LysR substrate-binding domain-containing protein, whose translation MPPLKQLHAFEAAARHQSFKKAAEELHVTQAAISHQVRALEDHLGKKLFHRKTRQLVLTDAAREFAEGLFGAFAQMQASVERISSQQMAGSLKLSVAPFYANRMVLPLLRNFHEVYPDIRIMPEMDADVVILKGSDIDGAVRYGDGSWSGLASILLRQDQVGPVAAPELVQEYDLPMSPEEIAKLPLAYNLGTQGDWPRWFAQCNALPDARQQLIEYSDRAKAIDLALSGNGVALADTLLTEADVRNGHLVRLHPETVPSEKSMYVVYAETAYPDPRLIAFAEWYQNELEQLNRA comes from the coding sequence ATGCCTCCGCTCAAACAGTTACACGCCTTTGAAGCCGCCGCCCGGCATCAGAGCTTCAAGAAAGCGGCAGAAGAGTTACATGTGACACAGGCGGCGATAAGCCATCAGGTTCGTGCACTCGAAGATCATCTTGGGAAGAAACTCTTTCACCGAAAGACCCGCCAACTCGTGCTGACGGATGCAGCAAGAGAGTTTGCTGAAGGTCTATTTGGTGCTTTTGCGCAAATGCAGGCCTCTGTTGAGCGGATCAGCAGTCAGCAGATGGCTGGTAGTCTGAAGCTGTCAGTTGCTCCGTTCTACGCAAACCGAATGGTGTTGCCCCTGCTACGGAATTTTCACGAGGTTTATCCAGATATTCGCATTATGCCGGAGATGGACGCAGATGTCGTAATCCTCAAAGGCAGTGATATTGACGGTGCAGTGCGGTACGGAGACGGTTCGTGGTCAGGCCTCGCTTCGATCTTGCTCAGGCAAGATCAGGTCGGCCCAGTGGCCGCACCGGAACTGGTGCAAGAGTATGATTTGCCAATGTCTCCTGAAGAGATTGCCAAGTTGCCCCTTGCATATAACCTCGGTACTCAAGGCGATTGGCCGAGATGGTTTGCTCAGTGCAATGCCCTTCCTGACGCGCGCCAGCAACTGATTGAGTATTCTGACCGCGCCAAGGCCATTGATCTTGCTTTATCGGGCAATGGCGTTGCGCTCGCCGACACCCTGTTGACCGAAGCCGATGTACGCAATGGCCACCTCGTTCGACTGCATCCCGAAACAGTTCCTTCTGAGAAAAGCATGTATGTCGTTTATGCTGAGACCGCATACCCGGACCCGCGCCTGATTGCTTTTGCCGAATGGTACCAAAATGAACTTGAGCAGCTAAACCGTGCTTGA
- a CDS encoding DUF4242 domain-containing protein, giving the protein MPKFIVERNIPGADQLTADQLCDISQKSNTVVNELGVPYVWHHTYAAGDKLYCVHEADNAEAIYRHAKEGGFPADLVAEIKNTFGPETANRST; this is encoded by the coding sequence ATGCCCAAGTTCATCGTTGAAAGAAATATTCCAGGTGCTGACCAGCTTACCGCCGACCAGCTTTGCGACATTTCGCAAAAATCCAATACAGTTGTGAATGAGCTCGGTGTCCCGTACGTCTGGCACCATACATATGCGGCAGGCGACAAGCTCTACTGCGTGCATGAGGCCGACAATGCAGAGGCCATCTATCGCCATGCGAAAGAAGGTGGCTTTCCTGCTGATCTTGTTGCCGAGATCAAGAACACTTTTGGGCCGGAAACTGCAAATCGCTCAACATAA
- the bla gene encoding class A beta-lactamase: protein MNFLSVITAVAVSAAVCFGPAYGQTTEGQSVGAAIEQIASGLAGRIGFAAQEIGGNEVIAFNGDETFAMASTYKVAIAAAVLDRVDRGELSLDQLVEVPPDMFVTGVFALAETFPHPGIQLSVANLIEVMITESDNTTTDVSMELAGGAAAVTEYLRNLGITDIRVDRTTREILMDFYDLPGATPEDVAEAISNNPALVQAQVDPNPDFEADPRDHATPLAMLQLLLAIDGGTAMSPESREFLLGVMSRTRSGPGRLKGLMPKGTLVAHKTGTAGGIANDVGYITLPDGRRFAIAVYTNSNETPVADRDRAIAEIARMMFDYFYLAPVANQ, encoded by the coding sequence ATGAACTTTCTTAGCGTTATCACAGCCGTAGCAGTTTCCGCGGCGGTTTGCTTCGGCCCGGCATACGGCCAGACAACTGAAGGACAGTCCGTTGGTGCCGCGATCGAACAGATCGCGTCGGGACTTGCCGGGCGCATAGGCTTCGCGGCGCAGGAAATCGGCGGCAACGAGGTCATCGCGTTCAATGGTGATGAGACCTTCGCCATGGCCAGCACGTACAAGGTGGCGATCGCTGCTGCCGTTCTGGATCGCGTGGACAGAGGGGAACTCAGTCTCGACCAACTGGTCGAAGTCCCGCCCGACATGTTCGTCACCGGCGTATTTGCGCTTGCCGAGACATTCCCCCATCCCGGGATCCAGCTCTCGGTGGCGAACCTGATCGAGGTGATGATCACGGAAAGCGACAACACTACGACCGACGTCTCCATGGAACTGGCCGGCGGAGCGGCGGCGGTGACCGAGTATCTGCGCAACCTCGGGATCACCGATATCAGGGTCGATCGGACGACCCGCGAGATTCTCATGGATTTCTACGACTTGCCGGGGGCCACGCCAGAAGATGTCGCTGAGGCCATCAGCAACAACCCGGCATTGGTGCAGGCTCAGGTTGATCCCAATCCGGACTTCGAGGCGGATCCGCGCGACCACGCAACGCCCCTTGCGATGCTGCAACTCCTGCTTGCAATCGACGGTGGCACGGCGATGAGCCCGGAAAGCCGCGAGTTCCTGCTGGGAGTCATGTCGCGCACGCGCAGCGGCCCCGGCCGTCTCAAGGGGCTGATGCCGAAGGGAACGCTCGTCGCACACAAGACCGGAACCGCAGGCGGAATTGCCAACGACGTTGGTTATATCACGCTCCCCGACGGTCGACGGTTTGCCATCGCCGTGTACACGAACAGCAACGAAACACCCGTTGCGGACAGGGATCGGGCAATTGCCGAGATCGCCCGCATGATGTTCGACTACTTTTACTTGGCTCCGGTAGCGAACCAATAG
- a CDS encoding amidohydrolase family protein, with protein sequence MSNSDMTRREFNAAAAAGAVALSTAGSAVAQVTERFDLVLRGGRVMDPETGFDQIANVGIKDGRIVAITTDPLEGGRQIDASGHVVAPGFIDTHFHWPRPMGNKLALLDGRTTVMDLEIGTHGPLVDSWYAARAGANQINYGCATAHEMARTYVLDGITTEDAPEMLNHRGTDKTGWSHTRPDLEQGNEILRLLDAGLAAGAAGIGSTLGYMRDGASAREVYEIQRVAARYGRPCGFHFRYTPGTDTTESNGIQEMLANAAAVGAPAIACHFNNPGYNLVHELLLGMRRQGMNVWGELYPYAAGSTALNAVFLEPEIWVDQLGYEYETTIQDALTGEWYTRESRAEMIAREPARLVLAYKMPESAIVDWLRMPDVAIASDGMPILDGSITWDTPFEDLPNTHPRGAGSCALTLRLGRENGIPLMQSLAQLSWNSARPLGLTGLQAMQERGRMQEGMVADITVFDPETVTDNATYAQGNLPSSGIPFVIVNGTVVVDGGEVLRDVNPGQPIRHEPRESLFEPLDVEAWMQAFYAVPQDFGGGIPTSQPAYDPRVIPCCQ encoded by the coding sequence ATGAGCAACAGTGATATGACCCGCCGGGAGTTCAATGCGGCGGCGGCGGCGGGGGCGGTCGCGCTCAGCACCGCAGGAAGCGCGGTTGCGCAGGTGACGGAGAGGTTCGACCTCGTGCTTCGCGGGGGCCGCGTGATGGACCCGGAGACGGGGTTCGATCAGATCGCCAATGTCGGCATTAAGGACGGCCGGATCGTCGCCATCACGACCGACCCCCTCGAGGGCGGCCGGCAGATCGACGCGAGCGGCCATGTCGTAGCACCCGGCTTCATCGACACGCATTTTCACTGGCCCCGGCCCATGGGCAACAAGCTCGCGCTGCTCGATGGGCGCACAACCGTCATGGATCTCGAGATCGGCACGCACGGGCCGCTGGTGGACAGCTGGTACGCCGCACGCGCCGGTGCCAACCAGATCAACTACGGCTGCGCCACCGCGCACGAAATGGCGCGTACGTATGTTCTCGACGGAATCACGACGGAAGATGCGCCCGAGATGTTGAACCACCGGGGCACGGACAAGACCGGTTGGTCCCATACCCGCCCGGACCTCGAGCAGGGCAACGAGATCCTGCGCTTGCTCGACGCCGGCCTCGCCGCGGGGGCCGCCGGCATCGGCTCGACGCTCGGCTACATGCGCGACGGCGCCTCGGCGCGCGAGGTGTACGAGATCCAGCGCGTCGCCGCGCGCTACGGGCGGCCCTGTGGGTTCCATTTCCGCTACACGCCCGGCACCGACACCACCGAGTCGAACGGCATTCAGGAGATGCTGGCGAACGCCGCCGCGGTCGGCGCCCCGGCCATCGCCTGCCACTTCAACAACCCGGGCTACAACCTCGTGCACGAACTGCTCTTGGGTATGCGGAGGCAGGGCATGAACGTCTGGGGCGAGCTCTACCCTTACGCTGCGGGCTCCACGGCGCTCAACGCCGTGTTCCTCGAGCCGGAGATCTGGGTCGACCAGCTCGGCTACGAATACGAGACGACCATCCAGGACGCACTCACCGGTGAGTGGTACACGCGCGAGAGCCGCGCCGAGATGATCGCCCGCGAGCCCGCACGGCTCGTACTGGCCTACAAGATGCCGGAGAGCGCCATCGTCGACTGGCTGCGAATGCCGGACGTGGCAATCGCGTCGGACGGAATGCCGATCCTCGACGGCAGCATCACTTGGGACACGCCGTTCGAAGACCTGCCCAACACTCACCCGCGCGGGGCCGGCTCCTGCGCGCTGACGCTGCGCCTGGGGCGCGAGAACGGGATCCCTCTGATGCAGAGCCTCGCGCAGCTCAGCTGGAACTCCGCGCGGCCGCTCGGCCTGACGGGGCTGCAGGCGATGCAGGAGCGCGGCCGGATGCAGGAGGGGATGGTCGCTGACATCACGGTGTTCGATCCCGAGACGGTCACTGACAACGCAACCTATGCTCAGGGCAACCTGCCGTCCTCGGGCATTCCCTTCGTGATCGTGAACGGCACGGTGGTCGTCGACGGCGGCGAGGTCTTGCGCGACGTCAATCCGGGCCAGCCGATCCGCCACGAGCCGCGGGAAAGCCTGTTCGAGCCGCTGGACGTCGAGGCGTGGATGCAGGCCTTCTACGCCGTCCCACAGGATTTCGGCGGTGGCATTCCGACCTCGCAACCGGCCTACGACCCCCGGGTCATCCCCTGCTGCCAGTGA